One genomic segment of Streptomyces sp. NBC_00239 includes these proteins:
- the hisH gene encoding imidazole glycerol phosphate synthase subunit HisH — protein sequence MSASSGKRATKKVVVFDYGFGNVRSAERALARVGADVEITRDYDKAMDADGLLVPGVGAFAACMKGLKDARGDWIVGRRLSGGRPVMGICVGMQILFERGIEHGVETEGLDEWPGTVEPLRAPIVPHMGWNTVDAPADSQAFAGLDDDARFYFVHSYAVRDWTLEITNPAIRAPKVTWATHGEPFVAAVENRALWATQFHPEKSGDAGAQLLTNWIETL from the coding sequence ATGAGCGCCTCATCCGGCAAGAGGGCCACCAAGAAGGTCGTCGTCTTCGACTACGGCTTCGGCAACGTGCGCTCCGCCGAGCGCGCCCTCGCCCGCGTCGGCGCCGACGTCGAGATCACCCGCGACTACGACAAGGCCATGGACGCCGACGGCCTGCTGGTCCCCGGCGTCGGCGCCTTCGCCGCCTGCATGAAGGGCCTCAAGGACGCGCGCGGCGACTGGATCGTCGGCCGCAGGCTCTCCGGCGGCCGCCCCGTCATGGGCATCTGCGTCGGCATGCAGATCCTCTTCGAGCGCGGCATCGAGCACGGCGTCGAGACCGAAGGCCTCGACGAGTGGCCCGGCACGGTCGAACCGCTGCGCGCCCCGATCGTCCCCCACATGGGCTGGAACACCGTCGACGCGCCCGCCGACTCCCAGGCCTTCGCCGGCCTGGACGACGACGCCCGCTTCTACTTCGTGCACTCCTACGCGGTCCGCGACTGGACCCTGGAGATCACCAACCCGGCGATCCGCGCCCCCAAGGTCACCTGGGCCACCCACGGCGAACCCTTCGTCGCGGCCGTGGAGAACCGTGCCCTGTGGGCCACCCAGTTCCACCCCGAAAAGTCCGGCGACGCCGGCGCCCAGCTGCTCACCAACTGGATCGAGACCCTCTGA
- the hisB gene encoding imidazoleglycerol-phosphate dehydratase HisB, with protein sequence MSRIGRVERTTKETSVLVEIDLDGTGKVDVSTGVGFYDHMLDQLGRHGLFDLTVKTDGDLHIDSHHTIEDTALALGAAFKQALGDKVGIYRFGNCTVPLDESLAQVTVDLSGRPYLVHTEPENMAPMIGSYDTTMTRHILESFVAQAQIALHVHVPYGRNAHHIVECQFKALARALRYASERDTRAEGILPSTKGAL encoded by the coding sequence ATGAGCCGCATCGGACGGGTCGAACGCACCACCAAGGAGACCTCGGTCCTCGTCGAGATAGACCTCGACGGCACCGGGAAGGTCGACGTGTCGACCGGCGTGGGCTTCTACGACCACATGCTCGACCAGCTCGGCCGCCACGGCCTCTTCGACCTCACGGTCAAGACCGACGGCGACCTGCACATCGACTCGCACCACACCATCGAGGACACCGCCCTCGCGCTCGGCGCCGCCTTCAAGCAGGCCCTCGGCGACAAGGTCGGCATCTACCGGTTCGGCAACTGCACCGTGCCGCTCGACGAGTCCCTCGCCCAGGTGACCGTCGACCTCTCGGGCCGCCCGTACCTCGTGCACACCGAGCCCGAGAACATGGCGCCGATGATCGGCTCGTACGACACGACGATGACCCGGCACATCCTGGAGTCGTTCGTCGCACAGGCCCAGATCGCCCTGCACGTCCACGTCCCGTACGGCCGCAACGCCCACCACATCGTGGAATGCCAGTTCAAGGCCCTGGCCCGCGCGCTTCGCTACGCCAGCGAGCGCGACACCCGTGCCGAAGGCATCCTCCCCTCCACGAAGGGCGCGCTCTAA